In a genomic window of bacterium:
- a CDS encoding M48 family metalloprotease: MPAASVQRRYHYIRLSWLAALLAFLVGCAINPVTGKKQFIIMSESQERAIGKQYYPIYTQASYGLFQDDNLQEYVNRVGQTLAQLSHRPNLDYEFNVVNSSIVNAYALPGGKISITRGLLSRMENEAQLAAVLGHEITHVAAMHTAQGYTRSVAANLLLSLGQYYLEAKNVKYREYYATAGALAANLIFLKYSRNQEREADKYGMEYLIQAGYNPEGMVQTMEILQSLSKKEPSKLETMFSSHPLPSERVEAAKASIPPQHKGLPFKQEGFKNKTAHLNSLSKAYEHYDKGNELANKEKFDEAAVELEAAAKLAPKEALIHTTLAAAYLGQQRYDDALATLKHSLSLYPDLFLTRLLGGLVYHETEKFNASIEELKVADRLVPDNLTVVFYLGRNYEEKGDRRTAADYYQKVLKLTDKGEKAKYAYQRLVEWGYI, encoded by the coding sequence ATGCCTGCCGCTTCCGTTCAAAGGCGTTATCATTACATCCGGCTGAGTTGGCTGGCCGCTCTGTTGGCTTTTTTAGTTGGCTGCGCCATCAACCCTGTTACCGGAAAGAAACAATTTATTATTATGTCTGAAAGCCAGGAAAGAGCCATAGGAAAACAATACTACCCTATTTATACCCAGGCATCTTACGGTCTCTTTCAAGATGATAATCTCCAGGAATATGTAAACAGGGTAGGTCAGACGCTCGCTCAGCTAAGCCACCGGCCTAACTTGGATTATGAATTCAATGTGGTCAACAGCTCCATCGTCAATGCCTATGCCTTGCCCGGGGGTAAGATCAGTATTACCAGAGGGCTTTTATCTCGCATGGAAAATGAGGCCCAACTGGCCGCAGTTTTAGGTCATGAAATAACCCATGTGGCGGCCATGCATACGGCTCAGGGTTACACCCGAAGTGTGGCCGCTAATTTACTCCTTTCCCTGGGACAGTATTATTTGGAGGCCAAGAATGTCAAGTACCGGGAATACTATGCCACAGCCGGGGCCTTGGCCGCTAATCTGATCTTTCTTAAATATAGCCGGAATCAAGAAAGAGAGGCGGATAAATATGGGATGGAGTATCTGATCCAGGCCGGTTACAATCCGGAAGGCATGGTGCAGACGATGGAGATACTTCAAAGTCTCAGTAAAAAAGAGCCGTCAAAGCTGGAGACGATGTTCAGCAGCCATCCGCTGCCTTCAGAGAGGGTAGAAGCAGCGAAAGCCAGTATCCCTCCTCAGCATAAGGGATTGCCCTTCAAACAGGAAGGGTTTAAGAATAAGACCGCCCACCTAAATTCTCTATCTAAGGCTTATGAGCATTATGATAAAGGAAATGAACTGGCCAACAAAGAAAAATTTGATGAGGCCGCCGTAGAATTGGAGGCGGCAGCCAAATTGGCCCCAAAAGAGGCCCTTATTCATACTACTTTGGCGGCGGCCTATTTGGGACAGCAGCGCTATGATGATGCCCTGGCTACGCTTAAACACTCGCTTTCGCTTTACCCTGATTTATTTCTCACCAGACTGTTGGGTGGGCTGGTCTATCATGAAACGGAAAAGTTTAATGCTTCTATCGAGGAGTTAAAGGTAGCTGACCGTTTAGTCCCGGACAATCTTACCGTGGTTTTTTATCTGGGAAGAAACTATGAAGAAAAAGGCGACCGGCGGACAGCGGCTGATTACTACCAGAAGGTCTTGAAACTGACTGACAAGGGAGAAAAGGCCAAGTATGCTTACCAGCGGTTAGTAGAGTGGGGGTATATTTGA